The segment GCTGGCGTTTTTCCGAACAAAATCGATCAGGCCCTGACTACCTCTGGGGATGGCACAGTCTATGAGACCCTCAGCTGTGAGGATCGGTTGCAGCGCTTCACGTTCGGCCGGAGCCAGGTAAACCACCTCTTCGAGTTGATGTGCCTTCAGGACCTCATGAATCACCGCTACTATAGCGGCATTGGAGTCTTTGGCATCCCGGCTACCCTTCAGCACACAGGCATTTCCTGTCTTTAGACAGAGTGAGAACACATCAAATGTCACATTGGGGCGTGACTCATAAATCACAGCAATAACCCCAATAGGTACTGACACCCTGGACAGCATCAAACCATTGGGTAATGTGCGCTCTTCAAGCTGCTGACCCAACGGAGTGGGCAGCTGGGCCACCCTGCGGATATCTTCGAGAATCGACTTCAAACGATCATCGTTCAGTAAGAGGCGGTCATATTTAGGATCCTCAGGATCCATGCGACTGAGGTCTTCCTGATTGGCTGCCAGTATAGAGTCTTTTTTCTCCCATGACAAATCTGCCACTTCATTCAGGATTTGCCGGATCTGCACATCTTCCAGACTAACCAGTCGACGGCTGGCGGTCTGTACCCCCTTCAAACTTTTCAGTATCTCCTCTTTCATTTGCTTGCTTCTT is part of the Marinoscillum sp. 108 genome and harbors:
- a CDS encoding glutamate-5-semialdehyde dehydrogenase is translated as MKEEILKSLKGVQTASRRLVSLEDVQIRQILNEVADLSWEKKDSILAANQEDLSRMDPEDPKYDRLLLNDDRLKSILEDIRRVAQLPTPLGQQLEERTLPNGLMLSRVSVPIGVIAVIYESRPNVTFDVFSLCLKTGNACVLKGSRDAKDSNAAIVAVIHEVLKAHQLEEVVYLAPAEREALQPILTAEGLIDCAIPRGSQGLIDFVRKNASIPVIETGAGIVHTYVDSSADLVKAKAIIQNAKTRRVSVCNALDCLVLHRSLLSDLPQLLAGMDEHHQVGIYADEESLKVLTGHYQSDLLHPANEEDFGIEWLGYKMSIRVVTDLEEALEHIARYSSKHSEAIVAEDQQTIDQFLKQVDAACVYANASTAFSDGGEFGLGAEIGISTQKLHARGPMGLREMTSYKWVVRGDGQIRNN